The stretch of DNA TTAATGTCAGCAGCTTGGTGAAAAAGCATGGTGCAGACCATTACTATAAGACGTTTAAGGCAAAACCCCAGCTGGTGACCATGCTGTTTGGCGTCCTCAGCCGGTGCGATTCGATGACCGAAATATGTGAAGG from Williamwhitmania taraxaci encodes:
- a CDS encoding DUF4372 domain-containing protein, encoding MGKNTEIKLVGQPIFKQAINLIDAINVSSLVKKHGADHYYKTFKAKPQLVTMLFGVLSRCDSMTEICEG